Genomic segment of Polycladomyces abyssicola:
GCTACACCGTTCGGTCGAAGGAGACTTCCGAGTCATATGAAGGTCATCCGCAGTATCATGTAACTACGGATACAGCCGCAGAAACAGTCCACTTCCCCGCAGGGAGCTGGGTAATCCCGATGGATCAGCCAGCGGCCAACCTGGCTGCCCTGGCGCTCGAACCGGAGTCCACCGACAGCTATGTTACTTTCGGGTTCATCCGTTCGGAAGCGGGGAAAAAGCTCCCGATTTACCGGTACATGGAGGAGAAAAAGTGGTAGTGATGTGATCCATCACTGAAGAAGGCCGCCATTCGAATGGCGGCCTTGTATTTTTCCGGTCACTGTTCTCTGCTTGCAATAAACTCCGGCCGGGGTGCTTGCCCGGAGAACGGTTCCACCAACTTGTTTTCCACGCTGTTGTAAACAAAGAACACATTGCTTCGCGGCAAAGGGGTAATATTGCTGTTGGATCCATGCATGAGGTTACAGTCGAACAGCACGACCGAACCAGCTGGACCTGTTAATGAGTCAATGCCGTGCTTTTTCACTAACAAGGTCAAACTGTCCTGATCCGGTACACCGTATTCCTGTCTCCGAAGTGACTGCTGGTAATGATTTTCCGGCGTTTTGCCCACGCAAGAGATAAAATATTGATGGGATCCCGGAATCAACATCAAAGGCCCATTGAAATGATAATTGTCTTCCAACGTGATCGAACAGCTCAACGCCCGCATACGCGGCATTCCATCCTCCACATGCCAGGTCTCGAAGTCCGAATGCCAATAAAATTCTTTTCCTGAAAATCCCTTTTTGTAGTTGATTCGGGATTGATGGATGTACACATCGCTGCCGAGGATTTGCTTAACAATGTCTGTCAGCCGCCGATTTTGCGATAACTGTTTATAAGTTTCGCTATTGCGGTGAACAGCAAAGATCGATCGAATTTCTCGGCTTTCCGGCTCACGAATCACTTCCTTCGCATCTGAATCCTGGTTCGCATCCCAGAGCCGTTTCAACTCATTGCGCAATTCCCGCACTTCTTCCTCAGAAAAGAAACGCTCAAAGAGCAGGTATCCGTTTTTCTGATAGAAATTTATCTGCTCGGCATCAAGCGGACCTGCTGCTGGATCTTTTGAATAAATGACGGGATCTTTCCGTTTCAGAATCTCCGGATAATCATTGACGCGCGAAGGATAGAGATCCATCACCCGATCCTTTATGTTGCTCATTGTCCCAACTCCCCCCGAACGGCTTGTTTTTCTACCCTTTGAGCCCTTTCGCCGGGGTACGCTTTCTGTTGATACTCCTGTGACTCCTCTTCGATGATGGGATAAACCCCTTCTTCATCATGTACCTCTTGCCCTGTCAATGGCGGATTAAATACACAAACCATCCGCATATCGGACTTCGCACGCAAGTAGTGCTTTTCATGGCCGTCGAGCGCATACAAAGTCCCAGGCTGAATCGGATAAACGGTGCCATCCTTCACGACCTCAATTTCTCCTTCTCCCTCGATGCAGTACACCGCTTCCACATGGTTCTTATACCAAATTGTGGTTTCTGTTCCCGCCTTAATAATCGTATCGTGCATCGAAAAGCCCATCCCGTCCTTCTTCAAAAGCAAACGGCGGCTGTTCCACGTCTCAGTATCCACGTCATCTTTCGTTCCGATGATGTCATTCAGATGTTTGACGATCATGATTTCATGTCTCCTTTTCAAATCATCTGTTTACACCACTGAAAGCTTTCCTCGAGAATGGTCAGTCCCTTTTCAAGTCCCTTTTCATCAATTGTTAAAGGAGGCATGATTTTCACGACTTCACTGTTGGGACCAGAAGTTTCCATAATCAATCCCCGTTCAAACGCGGCCGCGCATATTTTTTCAGCTAACCCGTCAACGCCGATTTTAATTCCCTGGAGAAGCCCTCTTCCTCGCACTTCAGCTTCCATCTCGGGATAGTTTTGTGCAAGCATTTCCAGGAAGAGTCTGACTTTCTCTCCCTTCTCCAGGATTTCTCGGCTGAACTGGTCGTCTTCCCAGTAACTGAGTGCTTCTGTTGCAGCGACGAAAGCTAAGTTATGGCCCCGAAAAGTGCCGTTATGTTCACCCGGTTCCCACAAATCATACTCAGGTTTGATCAAGGTCATGGCCAACGGGATGCCATATCCTCCAATTGATTTCGACAGACAGACGATGTCAGGATAGATGCCGGCCGGTTCAAAGCTAAAGAATGGCCCTGTTCGTCCACATCCTACCTGTACATCATCGACAATCAACAGGATATTCCAGCGTCGGCACAGTTCTTCAATTTTGCGGAGCCACTCAAAACTGGCCACATTGATTCCGCCTTCACCCTGAACGGTCTCAAGGATAATGGCTGCAGGGAGAGAAATGCCGCTGCCATTATCTTCGAGAAAACGCTCAATGTAACTGACCGTGTCGGCCTCGCTGCCAAAATAACTGTCAAACGGCATTGAGATCGAATTCGTTAGTGGAATACCAGCGCCTTTTCGCTTGGATTCGTTCCCGGTAATCGACAGGGAACCGATTGTCATGCCATGAAACGCGTTTGTGAAACTCATGATCAAATCCCGACCGGTTACTTTGCGGGCTAGTTTCAGCGCACTTTCCA
This window contains:
- the thpD gene encoding ectoine hydroxylase produces the protein MSNIKDRVMDLYPSRVNDYPEILKRKDPVIYSKDPAAGPLDAEQINFYQKNGYLLFERFFSEEEVRELRNELKRLWDANQDSDAKEVIREPESREIRSIFAVHRNSETYKQLSQNRRLTDIVKQILGSDVYIHQSRINYKKGFSGKEFYWHSDFETWHVEDGMPRMRALSCSITLEDNYHFNGPLMLIPGSHQYFISCVGKTPENHYQQSLRRQEYGVPDQDSLTLLVKKHGIDSLTGPAGSVVLFDCNLMHGSNSNITPLPRSNVFFVYNSVENKLVEPFSGQAPRPEFIASREQ
- the ectB gene encoding diaminobutyrate--2-oxoglutarate transaminase, which encodes MKVVEELRSPLKVFETLESEVRSYCRSFPTVFAKASDYQLWDRDGREYVDFFAGAGALNYGHNNQRIKAKLIDYLMDDGITHSLDMATEAKEKLLERFHDVILKPRKLHYKVMFPGPTGTNSVESALKLARKVTGRDLIMSFTNAFHGMTIGSLSITGNESKRKGAGIPLTNSISMPFDSYFGSEADTVSYIERFLEDNGSGISLPAAIILETVQGEGGINVASFEWLRKIEELCRRWNILLIVDDVQVGCGRTGPFFSFEPAGIYPDIVCLSKSIGGYGIPLAMTLIKPEYDLWEPGEHNGTFRGHNLAFVAATEALSYWEDDQFSREILEKGEKVRLFLEMLAQNYPEMEAEVRGRGLLQGIKIGVDGLAEKICAAAFERGLIMETSGPNSEVVKIMPPLTIDEKGLEKGLTILEESFQWCKQMI